The Kosmotoga olearia TBF 19.5.1 sequence TTGGCTTGTCATCCTGAACTTGATTCAGGATCTCGTGCTTAAGAAAACAAGATTCTGGATTAAACATCTCCAGAATGACAGTTTTTCACCTACTCCGAAGGAGTGCTCACCCTTGGCGAAGCCAAGCTTACCCACGCTTAGCGTGCTTACCGGATTCTCGCCTTCTCGGCTCTCGATGTTTTTTCGTACAACGCACAACGTACAACCAACAACGAAATATAAGGGAGGGAAGAACATGCTGAAAGAGAAGATTCTCAATAAAGAGGCTGTGGTAGGTGTTATTGGCCTGGGATATGTAGGGCTGCCTCTGGCCGTGGAAAAAGCAAAAGCTGGATTTAAGGTCATTGGATTTGATATTCAGCAAAAAAAGGTTGACATGGTAAACAGAGGAGAAAATTACATCGGTGATGTTGTAAATGAAGATCTCGAACAGATTGTCAAAGATGGAATGCTTAGAGCTACGACTGATTTCGATGAATTGAAAAACTGTGATGTGGTTGCAATATGTGTTCCAACACCTTTGGACAAATACAAACAACCAGATTTGACTTATGTTGTGAATTCCACAAAAGAAGTGGCTAAAAGGCTTCACAAAGATATGTTGGTTGTTCTCGAATCAACAACGTATCCGGGAACTACCGAAGAAGTCATGAAACCCATCCTTGAAGAAACCGGTTTGAAATGCGGTGAGGATTTTTATCTTGCTTTTAGTCCTGAAAGAGTTGATCCAGGAAATATCAGATACAAAACCAAGAATACCCCGAAAGTTGTTGGAGGGATAGGTGAAAAATCAACAGAAGTAGCGAAACTCCTGTACGAGTCTGTACTTGATGCTGAGGTTTTTGTAGTTTCTTCGCCAAAAGAAGCTGAAATGACGAAGATCCTTGAAAATACTTTCAGAATAGTGAACATAGCTCTAATAAACGAGATGGCGATTGTTGCGAACAAGATGGGAATAAATATATGGGAGGTTGTGAATGCAGCTTCCACCAAACCCTTTGGTTTTATGCCTTTTTATCCTGGTCCGGGAGTTGGGGGACATTGTATTCCCATCGATCCTTTCTACCTTACCTATATTGCCCGAAAGTACAATTATCATACCCGCCTTATAGAACTGGCAGGAGAGATAAATGACTTCATGCCTGAATATGTTGTTGACAGGCTTATGAAACTCCTGAATGAACAGAAAAAATGCATGAATGGTGCGAAGATTGTAATGCTGGGTATCGCTTACAAAGGTGATATAGACGATATGAGAGAATCCCCAGCCCTTAAGGTCCTTGGACATTTAGAAAGAAATTTAGCTGATGTTACCGTTGTTGATCCTTATGTGAGTGAGTTTAGATGGAACGGTGAAATAATAAAAACCGCAAAACTCACTGCCGAGCTCATTAAAGAGGCTGATGCAGTTATTATCACCACTGCTCATAAACATAAAGTTGATTACAAGCTTGTTGTTGACAATGCCAAGCTGATATTCGATACAAAGAATATCCTGAAAACCCTGGGAATCAGTGGAGAGAATGTGGAAGTACTGTAAGTACATTGTTCGAGAGTCCGAGAAGGCGAGAATCCGAGATGAAATTTAATGGGAAGGATGATTTCCTTGGCTTTTTCTGATATGGAGCTTTATGAGGTCGCGTTAGATTTTGTTGAGGAGATTTATAGTATTACAAAGAAATTTCCTGAGGAGGAAAGATTTGGACTTACTTCACAAATGCGACGAGCAGCGGTATCTATTCCATCAAATATCGCCGAAGGCAACGGTAGAAGATATTCAAGGGAATATTTACATTTCTTGTACAATGCTAGGGGATCTTTGATGGAGTTAAGAACCCAAATTGAAATAGCAAATCGTTTAGGCTATATTTTTCCAGAAGAGCATGACAATTTATTAGATTTTTCTGAGAAGGTCAGATTAATGCTTCAGAAACTAATTGGTTCTATACAAAGGAAAGTCTGATAATTCTCGGGCTCTCGGATTCTCGGTTCTCGTTCAAAGGAGGTGTTTCGGTGAGGTTACGTGCCGCATTAATCGGTTGTGGGCGTATCGGGACGAAAAAGCATATTGAGGCGTTTGCTGGTAATGCTGATAAAATAGAGCTCGTCGCGGTATGTGATATTGTGAAGGAAAAAGCTGAAAAAGCAGCAGAAGAGTATAAGAAACGTTGTGGGTTACATGAAAACGAATACGTACAACCCACAACCCACAACCCACAACGTACTTACAAACCACAAGTTATTACTGACTATTCTGAATTACTTGATAAAGATATCGATTTTGTGACCATTGCCACAGAGAGCGGGAATCATTATCGTATAACCGTGGATTTTCTTTCTGCCGGAAAACATGTCCTCGTTGAAAAACCAATGGCTTTGAGTACCAAGCATATGGACGAGATGATTTCTTTAGCCAGTGAGAAACGGCTAAAACTTGGAGTGTGTTTTCAAAATAGATTCAATCCTCCTATACAGGAATTAAGGAAAAAAATTGAAAGCGGTGCCTTTGGGATAATTTTCAATGCTACTGCCCGAATTCTCTGGAATAGAAACAGGGCGTATTACGAGCAGGCATCCTGGCGAGGTACGTGGAAAATGGACGGTGGAACTCTCATGAATCAATGTTCCCATAACATAGATCTTTTGCAGTGGATGCTCGGCGGGAATGTAAAGCGTATTTACGCTGTTACCAGGAATTACAACCACGATTATATAGAAGCAGAGGATTTTGGCGTGGCTATTGTTGAATTTGATAATGGTACGGTTGGAATAATTGAAGGAACCGCAAATGTGTATCCAAGAAATCTTGAAGAAACGCTGTCAGTATTTGGCGAAACCGGGACGGTTGTAATAGGAGGACTTGCCGTTAACAGAATCCAGACATGGAGATTTCCAAACGAGGAAGAACACCCCTTTATGAGATTACCCGATCCGGAGACTGTTTATGGCAATGGACACGTACCTCTTTTTGAAGATTTTGTTGAAGCAATTGTTGAAGACAGGAAACCCTATGTTTCTGGAGAAGATGGAAAAAAAGCTGTAGAGATAATTCTTGGGATATACAAATCTGCCAAGGAAGGGAAACCGGTTGAATTTCCTATCGGAGAATTCTCAACTGAAGATATGAAGAGATAGAAAGAAACAAATTCTAAGGATTTCATGATGGTATGAAGTGGATAATTCTAAGAAAAGAAAAGCAGGGGAGTGCAATCGCTCTCCTGCTTTCTTAAATTACAAAGGCTAAGTTTATCCGAATTTAGCGTTCTTCAACATCTTCGATAACAAAATCTCCATTGCTTTCCAGACCGACGGTGTTTCTGATTATTGTGTTTTCCAGTAAAGGAGATTCACCGTTGAATCTCAAAAGCGAATCGTCGTTTATTTCTTTGGTGGTTTTTATAACACTTTCGGCAGCTTCGTCTACTACCACACACTCCCCTGTTTTTGGATGATAGAGCACCAGACGATAACGACTGCTTCTGGCGTGTTTATAACCTTTTTTGGTGAGCTTCTGCGCAAATTTCTCAGCTTTTTCATAGTCGTCGAAACGTTTGACGTTTTTCAGTTCTTCAACGTACTCAAAGGTTCCTTTAACGTCCAGTGCTGCCTTTCCTTTCGCAACAAAATAGAAGAGTGTTTTTGTTTTGTTCATATCCATCACCCGCCTTAATGTCATTTGGCCTTTCACGAGTTTTTGACTCCGGAATTCTTTGTTATGTTCGAAGTGTTATCATGAATTTCAATTTACGGGTTGTTTGTGGGAAAATATGAAAGAACAGCAAAAAACAAAAAGGAGGAGTCAGAAGTGTACGAAGAATACAAAAAAGAAATTGTTGAATACGGCAGAAAGATACTTAACTCAAACCATGTTGTCGGTACGTCAGGAAATATAAG is a genomic window containing:
- a CDS encoding nucleotide sugar dehydrogenase; the protein is MLKEKILNKEAVVGVIGLGYVGLPLAVEKAKAGFKVIGFDIQQKKVDMVNRGENYIGDVVNEDLEQIVKDGMLRATTDFDELKNCDVVAICVPTPLDKYKQPDLTYVVNSTKEVAKRLHKDMLVVLESTTYPGTTEEVMKPILEETGLKCGEDFYLAFSPERVDPGNIRYKTKNTPKVVGGIGEKSTEVAKLLYESVLDAEVFVVSSPKEAEMTKILENTFRIVNIALINEMAIVANKMGINIWEVVNAASTKPFGFMPFYPGPGVGGHCIPIDPFYLTYIARKYNYHTRLIELAGEINDFMPEYVVDRLMKLLNEQKKCMNGAKIVMLGIAYKGDIDDMRESPALKVLGHLERNLADVTVVDPYVSEFRWNGEIIKTAKLTAELIKEADAVIITTAHKHKVDYKLVVDNAKLIFDTKNILKTLGISGENVEVL
- a CDS encoding four helix bundle protein; translation: MISLAFSDMELYEVALDFVEEIYSITKKFPEEERFGLTSQMRRAAVSIPSNIAEGNGRRYSREYLHFLYNARGSLMELRTQIEIANRLGYIFPEEHDNLLDFSEKVRLMLQKLIGSIQRKV
- a CDS encoding Gfo/Idh/MocA family protein, which translates into the protein MRLRAALIGCGRIGTKKHIEAFAGNADKIELVAVCDIVKEKAEKAAEEYKKRCGLHENEYVQPTTHNPQRTYKPQVITDYSELLDKDIDFVTIATESGNHYRITVDFLSAGKHVLVEKPMALSTKHMDEMISLASEKRLKLGVCFQNRFNPPIQELRKKIESGAFGIIFNATARILWNRNRAYYEQASWRGTWKMDGGTLMNQCSHNIDLLQWMLGGNVKRIYAVTRNYNHDYIEAEDFGVAIVEFDNGTVGIIEGTANVYPRNLEETLSVFGETGTVVIGGLAVNRIQTWRFPNEEEHPFMRLPDPETVYGNGHVPLFEDFVEAIVEDRKPYVSGEDGKKAVEIILGIYKSAKEGKPVEFPIGEFSTEDMKR